The DNA region GAAGGCAATCTTTTGGCGTAGTGAACTGAGGATGTGAAGGCAATCTTTTGGCGTAGTGAACTGAGGATGTGAAGGCAATCTTTTGGCGTAGTGAACTGAGGATGTGAAGGCAATCTTTTGGTGTAGTGAACTGAGGTTGTGAAGGCAATCTTTTGGCGTAGTGAACTGAGGATGTGAAGGCAATCTTTTGGCGTAGTGAACTGAGGATGTGAAGGCAATGTTTTGGCGTAGTGAACTGAGGATGTGAGGGATTATATTCTTTTCTTGTGAACTAAAACGTGTTCTACTACAGCAGAAAAATGTCCAAAGTTTGTTGTACATATGCTTTATTGATAGTAAGATAtaatcttattttaattcatgGTCTTTATACTAGTGTATCACGCATTACCTCAATAATGTAATTATCACATTATGTATCGGACCTTTATCTATTACACAAAGTTTAAAACCATTTATAAGGATTGCTATCATAACCATTACAAAGTACCTTTTCATAGACACCCAGGTATCTCATAACAGTtaaaatcaatctgttaattttaataaCAATATGGGCATATTTTACACAACATAGCCAAACATTAATTTATGTTTTGATTTAAATACTATACAATTCATATTCCAAGTAATTGACGTATATGTTTACTGGTAAATTTTTACTTTGTTGTggaatatttacaaatgttactGATGGCTATACACATGTTAGGTGTCGATGTATAACAGAAATAAGGCAGCAATATGAATCTACTACCTGTTACCTCTTCTGTGACACCATTAGTTGATTACCACtatgaaatttaaataaaaataaattgtctcTCAAATATTTGGTTTTGTTCATATTTCTTCTGCCAGATTaaatatttccacgaaacattgctgaaaatatcatggtaaatggtaaatgttactttgcaaaactccacccatctttgtgtgtatagtctaatataaatgtcaaggctgtatacctgattcaacaattgcagccccgctctacttgaattatacttcatctttctttagctcaacttcctttttcctgttttttttcccatacacataagtctccactatcaaacttacttcagctttgatatctccattggcgggggatctgaatgactatgtccttgtttgtatcattttttttttttttttttttttgtattgaagAATTATCTTCTCTTTGAACATGTAACGGATGTGCCATCTTGGGATTGTGAAAGCAATGCAAGTTTTAAATGGAAAAACAATGTAGCATAACCTACTCCCAGGAGTTGATAAGTCTGGATTATGATAAGAGccattagatatatatatcttctAACTATTGAGTACTAAACCAACTTTAGTCAAGTTCAAGGGCTATTTTAATGTACTGCTTATCATTCCAAGTGCTCTCATGATATGACGAGGTATGTCAGGACAAATGCAACAAAGGACAAAATTTATAAGAgtgttttaatttattgatagaAAAATTAGTAATatcattcattatttcaaatggaaataccacacataatgaaaataatttcactATATCACTATTATCATAGAGAAAACAATGTGCAGACACTAAACctatttttgacaaaaacagAGCAACACATACAAAGCTGATCAACAATCGTAAATAGTAATATCTACTGCAAAACAACTTCATTTTGTGGcattttaattttgtgtttttgtgcATTATGACTTGTTTTCAATACCAATTGaaattcacaaaataaaattgcatgGAGAAAACAGTTGACATGAATATACAGAACATCAAGATGTAAAGTTTTGAGTATTAATTGAActgtgaaaaataaaacattatcataATGTATAATCCAGACACCAACTaactatgaaatatttcatgtataatGATTAACAGTAAACTGTGAATATGAATATGACATATATAAATTCATTCCTTATATTCTTTTCATTCCTATATTGTACCTGTATGGGTACGTGTAACCATAAAAACTCTGActtacaagagatcccagagggatcttggcgccaacctaagaacgatctttgtctgacaaaggaaagagggatcttttctctgcttttcaagcttttactacatattactacacatgaaatggagaaatagcggtaacaaactttaattatcaaaatccttgatggctacctgttggccatcttgttcaccaatcggtcctaaaatgcaatatgcacaactacacccctagaagaacctgcacatacaatttgagacagatcccttcagtacattcttagacatagcggaaaaaaacttcaattgtcaaaatccaagatggcgttctgtcggccatcttgtgcactgatcggtaccaaaatgcaatttgcataaccagggacctaggggaacctgcacatgaaatttgagacagatcccttcagtactttctgagaaatagtggtaacaagctttaactatcaaaatccaagatggcggcctgtcggccatcttgttaatcaatcggtcccaaaatgcaatatgcacaactagacccctagggatatctgcacatgcaatttgagacagatcccttcagtactttctgagaaatagctgtaacaaagttcaattgtcaaaatccaagatggcggcctgtcggccatcttgttcatcgatcggtctgaaaatgcaatatgcacaactaggcccctaggggaacctgcacatgcaatttgagacagatcccttcagtactttctgagaaatagcggtaacaaacttcaattgtcaaaatccaagatggcggcctgtcggccatcttgttaaccgattggtcccaaaatgcaatatgcacaactaggcccctaggggaacttacatgtaaaatttgagaaagatcccttcagtacattctgagaaatagcggtaacaaactttaactatcaaaatccaagatggctgcctggcggccattttgttgaccgattggtcccaaaatacaatatgcacaactagggccctaggggaacctacatatgaaatttgagaaacatcccttcagtactttctgagaaatagcggtaacaaacttcaattgtcaaaatccaagatggcggcctgtcggccatcttgttaaccgattggtcccaaaatgcaatatgcacaactaggcccctaggggaacttacatgtgaaatttgagaaagatcccttcagtacattctgagaaatagcggtaacaaactttaactatcaaaatccaagatggctgcctggcggccattttgttgaccgattggtcccaaaatacaatatgcacaactagggccctaggggaacctgcatatgaaatttgagaaacatcccttcagtactttctgagaaatagcggtaacaaacttcagttgtcaaaatccaagatggctgcctgtcggccatcttgttaaccgattggtcccaaaatgcaatatgcacaactaggcccctaggggaacttacatgtgaaatttgagaaagatcccttttgtacattctgagaaatagcggtaacaaactttaactatcaaaatccaagatggctgcctggcggccattttgttgaccgattggtcccaaaatacaatatgcacaactagggccctaggggaacctgcatatgaaatttgagaaacatcccttcagtactttctgaaaaatagcagtaacaagaattgttaacggacggaaggacggaccacggacaaaaagcgatttgaatagcccaccatctgttgatggtgggctaataaatcTACAAACACTATAAGGATTTTCAAATATGTACAAACTTTGAAAGTATGgatttattatattaaaaaaacatcaacaacCAGGCTTCATTGAAAATAATCTTTATGTAAATGCATATCATTCTATTACCAGTATTTTCTGGCTATTTCATTTTGACCTTAAATTTCTAAGACCTTATATTGCGAACTTGTCAGCATTTGATTTGCATCTGTATTTGAATTTGCACTCTGATATCATAAAATAGCagattattttgtaaaaatgtaCGTGACAAAAATGGAAAACCATTATTCTAATtaagaaaattcaatacactgtacatgtaatattttcccctttacaaatgtataatgatataaaataccCTGTTGACTACAACTAGCACTTATTATTTATTCCCAGTCTTTCTCCTCAACATTTAGTGTTGTCCTTGTTTTGAAGCCCATATCGgcaagagttacttccctttggtCGGAAAAGCACTGCCGTGGGTAACTTGTAACAAGCGTGTATTTCTTTTGATGAAATCCAATGTAGGTCATGTAATCCAATATATGCTGTTGATAAACAAAAACAGGATCTGTAGACAAAGTACACTTAAATGCATTCACAAGAATGTTAGCTAATACAAGAAAAATTGGAAGTAGCCTTAAAATCAACATCTTAACgtcagattatttttttctggtttAGAGTAATTCATTGATATTGTTGGTGATACAAAAAGTAGAACCCAGTCTTATTGTAGTTCTACGCTTTGAATACATCATTCAGAAGGAATTCATACCGTGCTTTAAAAaacttttgatttatttttttacctcCAGGACCTTGAATAAGGTCCTTCATTTGTCCAAACCTATTATCACTTTACCCTAGCATGCATACAAACCCCTACAGATCTTCTGacattttggttattgagaGGAAGTGGTTTTAAAAGTTAAGCATATAAGATCTGTGGGACCATTGTTCCTGGTGAAAGAGTTGCACATATATGAATTTATGTACATTTGACCCATGTGAGCTTGAATGCAACTTGTATATATGAACAACTTTTAATGTCCTAGCTCTATATCCTAGCAAGCACCAAACCCAATCATGTCAGTCCTGAccacttacatgtacatatgcaaAGCTTTAAAGCATTGATTCTGAATGAATGTCAAGctctcaattttttttaattttcaatttgatattgaGAAGTGactttaattaaagatgctccactgctgttaaacggtattttttcactatcaaaaacacgagcagacgatttagtttttttcttcagttataaaagttacttgctttacacaattaccaccattgaaaagtttgagcttctaattttacttcaagttaaaaatatgaaaaataattaattgcatcctgaaaaaattcctgTGCACTatgtggaatgaagtactgattgcacatgcaccaaaggcaaaattattttacattatttttttgtgtaaatctGACATATATACgcacgataaaacaccaattactgttcaaatgatgatcatcatttatgctctttcggcggtggagcatctgtaaGACTTTGGTATATATTGGcatctatatacatatgtatttattttttagaaatattttcatccACTTTGAGCTTCTTCTTCCAACAATTATGCCTACCATTTCTTAAGTCATTTTTGATAAAGTGAATTTCAAAGAATTCTGACCATTCTACCAGATATGGTAGCTTGATTTCACGAGTTCATGTGCATGTTTAAGTTCATTTCAATcacaaattatacatgtatttcactcATTAggccgagatactctggccctgacaccagacttaagACATTATAAAAGACAGATTACACACAGACATGTATCAGTCAttatgtctaagtctggtgtgaGGGCCAGTCTCCGGCTATATTCACTCATGTGACCCTGAATGAGTCAAGGTCAATTCCAAGCGTTACCTATGAAAGCTTGTGAGCCAATACATTCTGAGTTTCTACTTTGTGTAATAATGAAACTAGGTGGTTAATTACTCAAGGATGTATtcattgcaaaaatatcactgggaaaaaaacccaaacaacaacaacaacaaaacatattgTTGTAGCCTTCAATAATAGCCTTTCCCAAACCAATTTATggattaagtaaaaaaaaaaacaaaaaaacaaaaacctccAGGATAGACATCAAAATTGAATgcaatttaaattttgttatttgaagGAAAATGATTATTGAGATTACAGAAAATGTACCAGAAATGAAATGAGTGACATATAACTATGCtcaaaagttataaaaaaaatattttcgaaaCTGCATAATTTTTCACCCACGTGGATTTACAGCACACTTTCAAATGGTTATAGAACCTTTTTGTATCAATGGCTTTATcttaatatttccatttttatcAGAATAGATATTAATTTCATTGAttaagacatttttattttctcagGCTAGAATAATTTACCAGGGGCATCCAGAAACATGCTATCAAGACATCTGTAGAATCAATACCACATTTTGAACCTGTTTTATTAATATGGGAGTGTCCACAAGGCAATGAAACTTAGTCTTAATGAATTACTTACATGAAGTTATGAAGTATTGAATcatgaaaattgaatttaaattaaaaataataataataattaaaaataaaataaaatcatggaCTCTCTTTCTTtggcaaaaataaatatttccagTACTTCAAATTATCAGGCACAGTTCAGTAATGATTTCAGTGCAAATGGTCAATAATTGGGATATGACACAATGTCTGTGATCCGTTTGACGTCGGACTttactatacaatgtatgtttacaATATCATGTGGCACCGGAGTGTACACTACAGTCCAGCTAATGTTTGTAGATCAATACTGGTCTTGGTCATTACACAGGGGTTATTATATATGTGGCCAGTATTAAGTAATCTTGGTGTACACATCAGATACTAAAATAACCAGCCATTATCTCAGGTGCGGTCACATACTAGGAGTAGTGAATGGTTCTAGTTATTCACCTAAACTACACAACAATAGCACACAAGTCTTAATGCTTTAATACCAAGAAATACACTTTCCCTTATGCACTGCTAACCATGCCATTTCCATTTCAATTAAATGTTATCTGTTATATATTTAAGTATTTCTCCTATTTGTTTGTATAAACGTATGAATGCCAGCTGTTAGATCTATTACATTTCTCCTAGACATCataaatatctatatagatTTAAATAGTCAAGAAGCTTTTAATAACAACTTGCTATTGATTTTCAGTTCCTTTGTTAAATTCACCAACAGTAATTCACATATCacagttttaaaataaattgttctCTAcgtgtactgtacatgtatttgtgtattaattaagttatatgcattgtattttcatttagaaatatttctagattgttctgttgaaatataaacattaaatggATATACAATTTATAGAGCTGTACTATAGAAGAACTTTCAGTTAACTTTGAACATTGATACATGTGGAGTAACTGTAACatataatactataatattATTATGATGAGGTCATAAACTTTTAGTTTTAACAAAAAAGTCAACAGTGATGATGTGATGTTACAAGATAAATATTTCTACTCATATTGATATAAGAAATGTCTTTGACCAGTACTGCATTCATATTATttaatcaagaaaaaaaaaaaaccatattgAATAATTAAAGTCACAAAGGTCCTTAGTTTTATTACAATATCAACTCATCAGAAGAAAAGGGAGATTATATATAGGGAAAGCGACTATGATGAGTATAGTATTAGCGGGtggaaaattaaaacaaaactataataaataaattaatttaaaaaaatatttcaaataagagGAATTTTTTCCTATTTACCAAAGTTTTACAGTTTTGGTCTATAACTCTGTGGTCTTGCTATGAGTCCAATACAATCAAAGCCAAACTTCACAGATTTGCTGAATGTCAGAAAGGGGGGAAAACCCAAGATTACAGTTAAAGGACATCAGCCGCATGGTGTAATCAAAACCAGGTGACGTTTCATTGTAAAGGTTTAACGTATTGTATATGCTACCTCTATGTTCAAATAAAGAATCTGGAAATCATCTGAGTTAGTCTGTTCAAATCTTATCAAGTCAACTGTAAAATTTTCTTAACCAAATGAAATATACCTGTATGGTATCTGTAGATTTAAATCTCCTTTGTTTTAGATCTCTCAGTGGAGTGCGTAATGTCACCAGCACACAATCTAGGGCTCCTTCTGGTGGCTCCTCAGGGAGTTCTATCTTCTACAGATAAAATAACATGTACTTCAATAAGGACACAAACTTTTCTCTTCGAAATGGTATCATATCAGACAAATATCATAGGTCCTTTTTCATATGATTAAATTCCAAAAAAAGATTGATTTATTTACACATGTATTGTGATGCTtactattaaaatattaattgtttttcaagTGAAGATAAGttttattaatatgtatatgatacaCGATACCTATGGTATGTTGATACAGTCttgttggtagaggaaagccggagtacctggagaaaaaccatcgaacATGACGaacagtggtcagtacctgacaattGTCCCACATGCGATTCAAACTAATAACCCAGAGGTGACGGGTTTGAGGCAATATGTCGGGATAACTTAAGCACTCCTCCAATGCGGTGCCTAATTTTACAAAAGGGAGTGTCATCATCAAAAACCAGTAATCACCATCCCCCCCCTACCTGTTTACAACCCCCAAGGAAGTTTGGTGATGGCACCTCCGTGTTATGTTGATGCCATTCTAGATACCACATACACTGACATCAGCACTAtcatttttttacctttttctttcgTTTCTGTAACTCCTGTCTGGCGGTCAGTAACACCTCTTTATTAATACTCTCTGGTAACCGACGGTGACGGGCAGCACTCTCCCTAGGAAGTTCATCTCCATCATTATCAACTATTATTTCTCCctgtaagagaaaaagaaacaagTTCTAACAGTTTATTCCCTAAACAGGTGCTTTGATATTCTATTGGAGATTT from Argopecten irradians isolate NY chromosome 5, Ai_NY, whole genome shotgun sequence includes:
- the LOC138323107 gene encoding UBX domain-containing protein 8-like isoform X2, with the protein product MHLQMIHNRYQKMENPATFVKTVIKSLIAFGFVTFLIQCLWSRISVFFKRWMSSSAVKTSDEYEEEKQSKLKVIKDEARSQLQKEHSQKAESYKDRILRPREEAKKRQKEEEYYKFMGPAWKGKGQSLGGEIIVDNDGDELPRESAARHRRLPESINKEVLLTARQELQKRKKKKIELPEEPPEGALDCVLVTLRTPLRDLKQRRFKSTDTIQHILDYMTYIGFHQKKYTLVTSYPRQCFSDQREVTLADMGFKTRTTLNVEEKDWE
- the LOC138323107 gene encoding UBX domain-containing protein 8-like isoform X3, which codes for MSYGKILIAMTAFGCLIYFRTDPATFVKTVIKSLIAFGFVTFLIQCLWSRISVFFKRWMSSSAVKTSDEYEEEKQSKLKVIKDEARSQLQKEHSQKGEIIVDNDGDELPRESAARHRRLPESINKEVLLTARQELQKRKKKKIELPEEPPEGALDCVLVTLRTPLRDLKQRRFKSTDTIQHILDYMTYIGFHQKKYTLVTSYPRQCFSDQREVTLADMGFKTRTTLNVEEKDWE
- the LOC138323107 gene encoding UBX domain-containing protein 8-like isoform X1, whose translation is MSYGKILIAMTAFGCLIYFRTDPATFVKTVIKSLIAFGFVTFLIQCLWSRISVFFKRWMSSSAVKTSDEYEEEKQSKLKVIKDEARSQLQKEHSQKAESYKDRILRPREEAKKRQKEEEYYKFMGPAWKGKGQSLGGEIIVDNDGDELPRESAARHRRLPESINKEVLLTARQELQKRKKKKIELPEEPPEGALDCVLVTLRTPLRDLKQRRFKSTDTIQHILDYMTYIGFHQKKYTLVTSYPRQCFSDQREVTLADMGFKTRTTLNVEEKDWE